A section of the Anabaena cylindrica PCC 7122 genome encodes:
- the ftsE gene encoding cell division ATP-binding protein FtsE has product MSILRTPEKTDASVDREGKEGQSQGSQAETMVELRSVSKTYTNGYHALLDVSINIKKGEFLFVTGPSGSGKSTFLKLLYGQELPTQGEVIVDDLNVANLRGDRLSFFRRRIGIVFQDYKLIPQRTVSENITFVLQAQGYTRKEIQRRLEPTLKLVGLLSKADRFPDQLSGGEQQRVSIARAIIATPPLLLADEPTGNLDPDNSWQVIKILQKLNTFGATVIVTTHDEQLVRRCNHPVVQVKNGRLFRK; this is encoded by the coding sequence ATGTCAATATTAAGAACTCCAGAAAAAACGGATGCGTCTGTTGACAGGGAAGGTAAAGAGGGGCAATCGCAGGGTAGTCAAGCTGAGACAATGGTGGAATTGCGCTCTGTTTCCAAGACTTATACAAACGGCTATCATGCCCTGCTGGATGTGAGTATAAATATTAAAAAGGGGGAATTTTTGTTTGTTACAGGGCCTAGTGGTTCTGGTAAATCGACTTTTTTGAAATTGCTTTATGGTCAAGAATTACCCACGCAGGGAGAGGTAATCGTTGATGATTTGAATGTAGCAAACTTGCGGGGCGATCGCTTATCATTCTTCCGTCGTCGGATTGGAATTGTCTTTCAAGACTACAAATTAATTCCTCAGCGCACAGTTTCAGAGAATATAACTTTTGTGCTGCAAGCTCAAGGCTATACTCGTAAAGAAATTCAACGGCGTTTAGAACCTACTTTAAAATTAGTAGGTTTATTGTCCAAAGCTGACCGCTTTCCTGACCAACTTTCTGGAGGAGAACAGCAGCGAGTGAGTATTGCGCGGGCCATTATTGCTACTCCACCACTGTTGCTGGCAGATGAACCAACGGGAAACCTTGATCCTGATAATTCCTGGCAAGTTATCAAGATTCTTCAGAAGTTAAATACCTTTGGGGCAACAGTAATTGTGACTACCCATGATGAACAACTGGTTAGACGGTGTAATCATCCAGTGGTACAGGTCAAAAATGGCAGACTGTTTAGAAAGTAA
- the ltrA gene encoding group II intron reverse transcriptase/maturase, whose amino-acid sequence MKDRVSNDIGTSETLLDWSTINWRQIKRRVTNLRQRIYRATQRCQWNRVRSLMKLMLRSYSNLLLAVRRVTQENDGKRTAGIDGQIALTSEARVALVNQMQEYRIWQTHPVKRVYIPKSGGKLRPLGIPCLVDRVAQAVIKNALEPSWEARFESNSYGFRCGRGCHDAIEQTWLRLRAGRDSWVLDADIKGAFDNISHDYILNTIGLVPGRELIKQWLKAGYVEAEIFHPSQQGVPQGGIISPVLANIALDGLEELLAGYRKTKPYKSGTYKSQRYGYIRYADDFLITAETKEDIEAIVPKVVDFLHVRGLELNSDKTNIVPVEQGFNFLGFHVRKFHGSCYIMPQKEKVKDFLKGIRDWLKANKQATPEMVIYHLNPILRGWGNYYKHSVSTQVFSYVDHEIWKALWKWSLRRHPNKGKRWVANRYFKTINGRKWNFAATVKDRRGEWTTISLVYLPGINIERHVKVKGAASPDDPELKHYWEQRQTRYGKTYWEKGSKLYKVAVNQNWRCPVCHEHLFNGETLNTHHLLSVAEGGTDTVDNLVHLHTSCHRHLHHRKTL is encoded by the coding sequence GTGAAAGATAGAGTCAGCAATGACATCGGAACTTCGGAAACGTTGTTAGATTGGTCAACCATTAATTGGCGACAAATCAAACGACGGGTAACAAACCTGAGACAAAGGATTTATCGGGCTACTCAGAGATGCCAATGGAATCGGGTCAGAAGCCTGATGAAACTGATGTTAAGGAGCTATTCAAACCTGCTACTAGCGGTGCGACGAGTTACCCAAGAAAATGACGGCAAACGGACTGCTGGCATAGATGGTCAGATAGCCCTCACCTCAGAAGCTAGGGTAGCACTGGTCAACCAGATGCAAGAATACAGAATATGGCAAACACACCCGGTTAAACGGGTTTACATTCCCAAGTCAGGGGGAAAACTTAGACCATTAGGAATTCCCTGTCTGGTAGACCGAGTGGCACAAGCAGTTATCAAAAATGCCTTAGAACCAAGTTGGGAAGCCCGCTTTGAGTCAAATTCCTATGGCTTTCGCTGTGGTAGAGGTTGTCATGATGCTATAGAGCAGACATGGCTAAGACTCAGAGCCGGACGAGATAGCTGGGTTTTAGATGCCGATATCAAAGGGGCATTTGATAATATCAGTCACGATTATATTCTCAACACCATCGGATTAGTCCCTGGTCGAGAACTAATTAAACAGTGGTTGAAAGCAGGATATGTAGAAGCAGAGATATTTCATCCTAGTCAGCAAGGAGTACCGCAGGGGGGAATTATTAGCCCCGTACTTGCCAATATAGCTTTAGATGGTCTAGAAGAATTATTGGCAGGATATCGCAAAACAAAGCCATATAAAAGCGGTACATATAAATCTCAGCGTTATGGTTATATACGCTACGCCGATGATTTCCTAATTACGGCTGAAACTAAGGAAGATATTGAAGCAATTGTTCCCAAGGTTGTAGATTTCCTTCATGTTAGAGGCTTGGAACTAAATTCTGACAAAACCAACATTGTTCCTGTGGAACAAGGGTTTAATTTTTTGGGTTTCCATGTCCGAAAGTTCCACGGCAGTTGCTACATTATGCCACAGAAAGAAAAAGTCAAAGACTTTCTCAAAGGCATACGGGATTGGCTAAAAGCCAATAAGCAAGCCACTCCTGAAATGGTTATCTACCACCTCAACCCTATTCTTAGAGGCTGGGGCAACTACTACAAACATAGTGTCAGTACACAAGTATTCAGTTACGTAGACCACGAAATCTGGAAAGCTCTCTGGAAGTGGTCACTGCGTAGACATCCGAATAAAGGTAAGCGATGGGTCGCCAATCGATACTTCAAAACTATCAATGGTAGAAAATGGAACTTTGCAGCAACGGTAAAAGACCGACGGGGAGAATGGACTACCATTTCTCTAGTATATCTGCCGGGTATCAATATTGAACGGCACGTTAAGGTCAAAGGCGCTGCATCTCCTGATGACCCAGAGTTAAAACACTACTGGGAACAACGTCAAACCCGGTATGGCAAGACCTATTGGGAAAAGGGATCTAAGCTCTACAAAGTAGCAGTGAACCAAAATTGGCGTTGTCCAGTCTGCCACGAACACCTGTTCAATGGAGAAACACTGAATACACATCATCTTCTGAGTGTTGCAGAGGGAGGTACGGATACCGTAGATAATCTTGTTCATCTACATACATCTTGCCACCGTCATCTGCATCATCGAAAAACTCTCTGA